ACCTTCCTGGCATAAATGTTTCATGTTCCTTAAGTCCTTTTTCTAAATGAGCATTGATGTTTTTCTTAACAAAAGTAGCAGCCATTTTGATACCATTCTTTATTGCTTTAGCTTCAGAACGACCATGTCCAATAATTACTGTTCCATTTATTCCTAATAAAGGTGCCCCTCCATATTCAGAATAATCTAATTTTTTAAAAACCCGTTTAAGTAGCCTTTTTGCTAAAATAAGTCCTACTTTAGAAACAAAACTTCTTTTGACTTCCTGTCTTACTAAAGTAAGTAAACTTTCCACCACCCCCTCACCTAACTTTAAAGCTACATTACCTACAAACCCATCACATACAACCACATCAGCTTTGTGCCAAAGGATATCTTTTCCTTCTATGTTTCCAACAAAATTAAGAGGACTTTTTTCTAAAAAAGTATATGTTTCCTTTACTAGTTCATTTCCCTTTAATGGTTCTTCTCCAATATTAAGTAATCCCACACGAGGGTTAGAGACATTTAAAATATATTTAGCAAAGACATGTCCCATTATAGCAAATTGCACAAGATGATAAGCACGACAATCTACTACCCCTCCTACATCTATCATTATAGTGTAACCCTCAGGTGTAGGAATGATGCCTGCAAGAGCAGGTCTTTTTACTCCTTTTAAACGGCCAAGTATAAACATAGCTAAAGCTAAAGTAGCACCCGAATTACCAGCACTAAAAACACCATGTGCCTCTCCTTTTTTAACTAATTCTAAAGCTATTTTAATAGAAGTATCTTTTTTTTGACGTAAAACTTCAGAAGGAGATTCAGCCATGTCCACTACCTGAGGTGCATGGCAAACTCGAATAGGGAAATTTTCAGTATTAGCTTCTTTTTTAAGGATAGGTGTAATTTCTTCTCTTTTCCCCACCAAAATTACTTCCATTCGCATTTCTTGAACAGCTTGAATTGCTCCTTTAACAATCTCTTCAGGTGCATAGTCACCTCCCATAGCATCTACAGCTATGATTATTCGTTCTGCCATCTTTAAACTTCTTTTATTTCTATAATTTCCTCCCCTTTATACTTACCACAATGAGGGCACACTCGATGAGGCAATTTATATTCATGACAATGAGGACATTCAACCAAATTTGGAGGTATTAATTTAAAATGTGTTCTTCTTTTATCTCTTCTAGATTTAGAATGTTTTCTTTTTGGAACAGCCATTTTCCTCTCCTATTTTTTAATAAAATGTTTTAAGGCTTCATAAAATGGAGTATACTTAACAGGGCGACAATTACATTTTTCTTTATTTAAATTTTTACCACAATATGGACATAATCCAGCACAATCTGGTTTACACAACGGCTTTATAGGTACATTAAGGAATATCTGTTCACTTACAATCTGATCAATATTTATTTCTTTACCATCAAAAAATTCAATTTCCATATCATCTTTTGTTAATCTCAACATTTCTTTTTGTGGTGCCAAGCTATAAGGTACAAGCACAAAATCCATAGTAGTTTTTAAAGGAAAAGAAAAAGATTCTAAACATCGTGCACAAAATAATCTCAAAGTAGCTTCAATTGTTCCTTTCACATGTACTTTTTCTTGTATTACTTTTAATCTAATTTTTGCCTTTGAAGGGCCATCCAAATCTACTGAAAGAAATTCTTCTTTTTCTTTCCACCATTTTTCTCTTCTCTCAAACACTACTTCTAACCCTTCTGGAGGAATATCTTCTACTTTAATTATCATAAAACTTCCCTTTTAAAAAAGCGCATGTTAAATATATAGAAAAAAGGGCTTTGTCAAGTAAAGCCCAAAGTGAGCATATCATATTTAATGAGAAAGTTAAAGTGCCAGTTTATCCTAAAGAAAGATTTTCATTTCTTTTAAGCAAAATTCCAAAAGGAATAAAAGAAAAAATTTTTTATTTTTATGGTGATTCTTTCCTTTGTGAGGCAGCAGCTAAGGAAGTAATTGCTCGTCTTAAAAAAGAGAAAACCATTACTTATGAATGTCTACATGAAGAAGATATAGATGAGACTATTCTTATTGAAAAATTGTTTAATATATCTTTGTTTAGCAGTGAAAAGGTAATATGGCTTAAAGATTTTTTTTCTTTTTCTTATTTAAATACAGAAATTCTTAAAAAAACATCTTGTTATATAATAATTACTTCAAAAGAAGATGTATCTCCTGATTTTTTAAAAAAGCTAGCTATAGTAGTAGATTTTACCGTAAAAGCTTCAAAAGATGAGCAAGAAATATGGCAAAAACAAGTAATGTTTAGTATTCTTGAAAAGGCAAATAAAAAAATTACTTCTGATGCTCAAAAATTACTTTTAAATCGAATAGGTTTTAATCTTTTTGCTTTAAAGAACTATCTTGAAATATTAATAAATTATGTAGGAGAAAAAGAGTTTATAGATGAAACAGATGTAAAGCTTCTTGTAACGCCTATAAAGGAAGAGGCAGCTTTTGAAATTGGCGAAAAACTTGTTCAGGGAGATATTGAAACAGCGCTTAATTTTTTTAAAAATCTTCTTGAACAAGGTTTTCATCCTTTAGCTATTTTAGCTATGTTGACAAAAGAATTGAAATCTCTTATTGAAGCAAAAATTCTTCAAAAAGAAGAAAAAATAAAATTTTCACCTTCCTTTACTTATCAAGATTTTCTTAAAATTACTTATCCAGAAATTAAACAAATTTTAATAAACTTTCATCCTTATGCACTTTATCATCTTCTAAAACGTGCCTCTCGATATACATTTAAAGAGCTTTGTAGTATTCAAAAAATGTTATTAAAAACCGAAACAATTTTTAAAAATAATCTAAAAGCTGCTCCTTATCATTTAGAACAGCTTATAATCTTTTGGTGTAGAATAGCTAAATAATAACATTTATTGAGCTTATTTGAAAGCTATGATATATAACTTGTTCAAAAGGAGGAAAATATGTTTATATTAGCTAATTTTTTAAAGGCACTTGCTTCTGTTTTGGATGTAGTCTTAACGTTTTATATGTGGATCATAATTATTCGTGCCTTAATTTCCTGGGTGAACCCAGATCCATACAATCCTATTGTACGTTTTCTTTATGCAGTAACAGAACCAGTACTTTCTCAAATTCGTCGTTATTTACCTGTGGTTTTTGGTGGTTTTGATCTTTCCCCATTAATAGCAATTTTAGGTGTGCTTTTTTTACAAAAATTTCTTGTAAGTACTCTTTATCAATTAGCCTTGAGATTGGTTTAATTTGGATGGTTATAGCTATTGTTGTGGCTGCAGGAGAAGGAAAACGTATGAAGGAAGATGTCCCAAAGCAATTTTTGTTATTAGGTGGAAGACCTATTTTATGGTATAGTTTGTCTGCTTTTGAAAAAAATCCTGTTATTAATGAGACTATTTTAGTAATAAATCCATTATGGGAAAAAAAAGGTCAAGAGATTGCAAAGGAATTTTCTAAAATAAAATATATTGTACCTGGTGGGAAGTTTAGGCAAGAATCAGTATGGGCTGGGCTTAAAATGATAAAAAATGCAGAAATTGTATTAGTCCATGATGGTGTAAGACCTTTTATCTCTCAAAAATTAATAGAAGCAGTAATAAAAGGCGCTTATAAATATGGAGCAGTAGTACCGGCTTTACCAGTAAAAGAGACTGTTAAATGGGTAGAAGGAGATATAGTAAAAAAAACATTACCTAGAGATTATATTTGGCTTATACAAACTCCACAAGGCTTTAAGTTTGATATATTAAAAACTGCTTATTTAAGATTTCGAAAAGAAATATTTACTGATGATGCAAGTCTTGTAGAAAAACTTGGTATAAATGTACATGTAATTTTAGGAGAGCAAACAAATATAAAGATAACAATACCTCAAGACTTAAAATGGGCAGAAATATTGCTGAATTTTCTATAGGATTTGGTTTTGATGTTCATCGCTTAGTTGAAGGAAGACCTCTTATTCTTGGCGGAATAAAAATTCCCTTTCAAAAAGGATTGTTAGGACATTCAGATGGAGATGTTTTAATTCATGCTATTATTGATGCTATTTTAGGAGCGATGGGAAAGGGAGATATTGGACAATACTTTCCAGACACAGATCCTAGTTTAAAAGGAATTTCTAGTTTAAAAATGCTTTTATCTATTAAAGAAAAAATGGATAAATCCAATGTTATCTTAATTCATTTAGATGCAACTATTGTAGCACAAGAGCCAAAAATTTCTCCTTTTTTTTCACAAATGAAAGAGAAAATTGCAAATGCTTTAGATGTAAAAAAAGACATAATAAATCTCAAGGCAAAAACCACAGAAAGACTGGGCTATATTGGAGAAGGAAAAGGAATGGCTGCATATGCAGTAGTTATAGTAAAAAAATTATAATTTTGTTTTAGGTTTTATTGTATCCCATTCTCCACATTTAGGACAATGCCAATAAAGTTTAATTGATTCATAACCACAATGTGAACATTGATATATCTGTTTTGGTAAAGTTTCTGGGATTTTTTTAAGCAATTCAATGGCTTCTTGTGTTTTCCCTTCTTCTAAAAGAATTTGAGCCATAAATTGGCTCGCACTTGGTTGTGAAGGTTCTTCTTCTAATACCTCATTAAAATAAAATTTAGCTTTTTCTAAATCTTTTTTTATGAGACAAAATTTTCCTATAAAAATAGAAGAAAATATATCACGTTCCTTTTTTTCTTCTATTATTTTAATAAATTTATTAAACGCTTTTTCATCCTTTATTTCAGAAAAATGTTTTTCTAAACGAGAATATACTAAAAAACTATATTCTGGTGTAAGTTCTATAACATTTTCCCAAATATCGAATGCCTTTTTAAAATTTTTTTCTTCAAAATAAAGATCACCCAAATGAAGATATGCATCAGTGCATTTTTTATTAGTTTTTATAGCTTTTTTGTAAAAGGATTCTGCCTCTTTCTTATTTCCTTCTTTCTGATGTTTTTTCCCAATTTCTACCAAAAAATGAGCAAGCATGAGACTATAATCTTCTTTTGTAAATTTACTTAATCGTTCAATAATTTCATAAGCTGCTTGCCAATCTTTAAGACTTTGATAAAGATTGGCTAATTCTAAATAGGCTTCTTTTTTAGCAGGATCTTTGCGAATAACTTCCTTAAAAGTATTAATTGCTCGATCAAAAAGACCTGCTTTTTTATAATCTAATGCTAAGTCATAAAGGGCCTGAAGACGGATTTCTGGTTCAAGATGAGGTCTAGTAATAATACTTTGGTGAATACGAATGGCTCTTTCAATTTCTCCTTTATCTCTAAAAAGGCTTGCAAGAGCAAAATATGTTTCTACTGTATCAGTGTCTAAACTAACAGCTTTCATAAAAGCTTCAATTGCTCTATCAGGTTCATTTGAAAGAAGATAGCGAAAACCAGTTAAAAAGGCAACTTTACTTTCTTTTGCTTCTTGAAAGGGATGTGAAGAAAAACGTCGGCCAATAAAAAGACCAACACCAAGACCTATAATAAAAGAAAAAATACCACCATAAATCCATTCCATATTAAATGCCTTGAGGCTTTTCTTCTGTTAAAGGAAGATTACGAAGGGAGTCAAGTTCCTCTTTTAGCTTTCTTATTTCTTCATTTTTCTTCTTTAATTCATTTCTCTTTTTAAACCAAGCTTTAAAAGTATAGGCAAGACCAAAGAGCATTCCAAAGAAGAAAGAAAAAAATAATAAAAGATAAAGTTTTAAAGAAAAATTATAGGTCAAAAATTTTAAATTAGCCATTTGATCAAAAAAATTTAGGTTCTCAATAATGAAAATACCAATCACTCCCAATACTGCTACCCAAAAAATTGCTTTAATCCATTGCATTATTCTTCCTCCCTTAATTTATCAAAATAAGGCTTAAGTCGTTTATATGTTTCCTTAAGACTTTCAGGAATAACCCTTGTTTCTCCTAATGTTGTCATAAAACTTGTATCCCCATTCCAACGAGGTACAATATGAAAATGTAAGTGAGCAGCTACTCCAGCTCCAGCTACTTTGCCTATATTTAATCCTACATTAAATCCATCTGGCTGCATTTCTTTACGAAGAAAATCAACAGAGGCTCGAATCTTAATCATTAAATCAGCTAATTCTTCAATAGTTAAATCATCTAATTCAGGTACATGTCTTATTGGGGCTACAAGAAGATGACCATTATTATAAGGATATTTATTCATTATTACTGTTGTTAGTTTTCCTCTATATAAAATTAAATTTTCCTCATCAGTTCCTTCTCGATTATGAATACAAAAAATACAATTTTTTTCTTTCTTCCCAAGAATATATTTTATGCGCCAAGGTGCCCATAAAATATTCATTTTTATACCTCAAATAGTTATTAAATCAATATCTCCCCAAATAGCTAAATGTTTGTCTAAAATAATGATTAAACCTTTTACACCTTCAATATTTTTTGCCCATTGTGCTGCTTTAGTAATATCTTGTTTTTTCCTTATAAGATTACCTATAGCAGTAGCAGCTGCATCTGCTAAAGCAGCATCTTCAGCGATAACAGTTACTGCATCTGCTTGTCCACTACTGAAAGAATGGCCAATTTTGCCAGAGGAAGTACATACTGCTATAGCTTTTTCTGTAGGCTTTAATTTTAAAGCTATTTTTCCACTTAAAAGTGAAGAACCCGCAAATATACCTATTTGGACAGGCGTTCTTATTTTAAGATAAATATCACCACCATTTTCTACAATTACCTCTTTGGAATACTTTAACAATTCTTCTCCTACTGCTTGAGCAATAGCACCTGCTACCGCTGCCATTGGCCCTACTCCTGCTTTTTTTGCAGCTAAAAGCATCTGGCGCACTATTTTAGGTGCAAATGGGTCAAAAGGCAAGGGCAAGAAGGCATCTTTAAATTCAGGATGAAATTTAATATATTTTTCTAATTGTGCTCTATACTTAAAAACAGCTTCTTTAGCTTCTTTATCAAGAACTTTCTGTGCTTTAATCCATAAATCAGTTTCTTTTACTACAACAGAAAAACTAGTTAAATGCTTATTATGGCACCATTGGCGATAGAAACGATTCATTCTATTATTACTGCTTCATATCCTAATAATTGATTTATCTTTTTTATAAAATCTTCAGTCAATGTCACTTTTAAATGAGGAGGTAAAGCAACAAGGATATTGCTTGGTAAAATTTTAAAATATACAGGTAAATTGCCTTTATATTGCTGAAGTATTTGTTTAAGATACAATAATTGTTTTTTTTCAATATTCCCTTCACGAAGAATAATTTTTATTTCTTTTTGTTGCTCCTTTGAAAAATGTTCTTTTTTGATCAATTTTTCTTTTTCTTCTTCTAAAAAACAAATTTTTTCAGCAATTATTTTACTTGAATTTTCATCTTTGCTTACATGTCCTGTAATAAAAATAGGCTGATCACTATTGAGATAATTTTCTGCTTCTTGATAAACAGAACTAAAAATCACTACCTCTACTTTTCCTCTTGTATCTTCTAAAGTAGCAAATGCCATACGCTCTCCTTTTCTAGAGCTAATTTCTTTTATCTCTGTAATTATACCACCAAGTTTAACTGGTGTTTTATCTGGCAATTCAGAAATTTTTTCTGTGTTTGTATTACTTAAATTTTTAAGCACTTCTTCATAACCCTTTAAAGGATGTCCAGTAAGATAAAATCCAAGAGCTTCTTTCTCATAAGTAAGTCGTATATCATCTGACCATTCTTCCATTGGAGGTAATTCTATTTCTGATGTTTCTTTCACCGTATCAAATAAACTTAGCTGATTTAGATTTGTTCGACGTAATTTGCGTTGAGCTTTATCTATTGTTTCTGATAAAACAAACATAAGTTGTGAACGTTTTACACCAAGACTATCAAAAGCACCAGCTTTAATTAGGCTTTCAATTACCCTTTTATTTACCTTTTGTAAATCTACTCGCTGGCAAAAATCCATTAAAGATTTAAATAAACCTTTTTTTCTTGCTTTAAGAATCTCTGGTACAGCAGCTGTTCCTACATTCTTAATTGCTGCTAATCCAAATCTAATTTTTCCATCCTCTACTACAAAATCCATTTCACTGCGATTTATATCTGGGGGTAAAATTTCTATTCCTTTATCACGACATTCATTGACATATTTTACTACCTCATCCATAGAATTCATTTCACAGGTAAGCAATGCTGCCATAAATTCTGTGGGATAATGTGTTTTTAGATATGCTGTACGGTAAGCAATTAGAGCATAAGCTGTGCTATGAGACTTATTAAAACCATAACCAGCAAATTTTTCCATCAAATTAAAAATATGTTCTGCTTTCTTCCTAGGAATTCCTTTTTTAACAGCACCCTCAATAAAACGAATGCGCTCCTGTGCCATTAATTCTGGCATCTTTTTTCCCATAGCCTTACGCAGATTGTCAGCCTGTCCTAAAGTATAACCAGCTAAAGCTACAGCAATTTCCATTACTTGCTCTTGGTAAAGAATAACTCCATAAGTTTGTTTTAAAATAGGTTCTAATTCAGGCAATTCATATTTTATAGGAATTTTGCCATGCTTACGATTAATGAATTCATCTACCATTCCACTTTCTAATGGACCAGGGCGATAAAGAGCAATTAAAGCAATTAAATCCTCAAAACAATTTGGTTTTAATCTTTTTAAAAGTTCTTTCATTCCAGAACTTTCAAGTTGAAAAACACCTGTTGTATCTCCTCGGCTTAAAAGTTGATATGTTGCTTTATCATCTAAGGGAATTTGAGAAATATCTGGACGTATTCCTTTGTGTTTTTCTATAAGAGAAAGTGTTTTATCAATAACTGTAAGGGTTTTTAGCCCTAAAAAATCAAATTTGATTAAACCTATGCGCTCAACACCCTTCATATCAAATTGAGTGACTACTTCACCTTTATTTCCTCGATAAAGAGGAAGATAATGCACAAGGGGCTTTTCGTCTGAAATAACAATACCAGCAGCATGTGTAGAGGCATGGCGAGGTAGTCCTTCAAGAGCTTGAGCAATTGTTAAAAGTTTTTTTACACGTTCATCTTGTTCAGCTAATTTTTGTAATCTAGGTTCAGCTGCAATGGCATCAGCTAAGCTGATATTCAAAGCCGGTGGAATAAGTTTGGCAATTTTATCTACTTCTTGATAAGACATATCTAAAGCACGTCCTACATCTCTTACCACTGCTCTGGCTTGCATCTTACCAAAAGTGATAATTTGAGCTACATGTTCTTTCCCTCCATATTTTTTAAAAATATACTTTAAAACTTCCTCTCTACGTTCCATACAAATATCTGTATCTATATCTGGTAAGCTTTTTCTTTCTGGATTTAAAAATCTTTCAAATAATAGTCCATAAGGCAATGGATCTATTTCTGTAATATTCAAAGCATAAGCTACAAGGCTTCCAGCAGCAGATCCCCTACCTGGTCCTACTGGAATTCCTCTTTTTTTTGCATAATTAATGATATCAGCAACAATGAGAAAATAACCAGCAAAACCCATTTGTGTAATAACATCTAATTCATATTTAAGACGCTCTCTATATGTTTTTTTATCTTCTTCTTTAATCCCTCTTTTTTCTAATTTTTTTTCTAATCCTTCTTCTGCCTTTTTCCAAAGATAACTTTCTAAAGTTTCACCTTTTGGGACTGGGAAGACAGGAAAATGAGGTATATCTAATTCAAATCTAAGATTACAACGTTCAGCAATAACTAAGGTATTTTTGATAGCTTCTGGTACTTCAGCAAAAATATTCACCATTTCTTCTGGAGACTTAAAATAAAATTGATCATTGCTGAAGCGCAATCTATTTTTTTCATTTACACTTTTACCTGTTTGAATACAAAGTAAGATGTCATGAGCATAAGCATCTTCTTTATTTAAATAATGACAATCATTTGTAGCTACTAAAGGTATTTCTAATTCATGGCTTAAGCGTATTAAACCTTTATTGACAATTTCCTGTTCAGGTAATCCATTTGCTTGTAACTCTAAATAAAAATT
This genomic window from Candidatus Desulfofervidus auxilii contains:
- the holA gene encoding DNA polymerase III subunit delta; this translates as MPVYPKERFSFLLSKIPKGIKEKIFYFYGDSFLCEAAAKEVIARLKKEKTITYECLHEEDIDETILIEKLFNISLFSSEKVIWLKDFFSFSYLNTEILKKTSCYIIITSKEDVSPDFLKKLAIVVDFTVKASKDEQEIWQKQVMFSILEKANKKITSDAQKLLLNRIGFNLFALKNYLEILINYVGEKEFIDETDVKLLVTPIKEEAAFEIGEKLVQGDIETALNFFKNLLEQGFHPLAILAMLTKELKSLIEAKILQKEEKIKFSPSFTYQDFLKITYPEIKQILINFHPYALYHLLKRASRYTFKELCSIQKMLLKTETIFKNNLKAAPYHLEQLIIFWCRIAK
- the rpmF gene encoding 50S ribosomal protein L32, producing the protein MAVPKRKHSKSRRDKRRTHFKLIPPNLVECPHCHEYKLPHRVCPHCGKYKGEEIIEIKEV
- the dnaE gene encoding DNA polymerase III subunit alpha; translation: MAEFVHLHVHTQYSLLDGAIRLTDLMAKAKEYHMPAVAMTDHGNLFGAIEFYEMALESGLKPIIGCEVYIAPDYKKKAGKEKLTHLLLLAENEIGYRNLLKLISISYLEGFYYKPRIDKALLSQYHEGLIAMSACLHGEIPSLLLQGNYEAAKKAAQSYVEIFGKENFYLELQANGLPEQEIVNKGLIRLSHELEIPLVATNDCHYLNKEDAYAHDILLCIQTGKSVNEKNRLRFSNDQFYFKSPEEMVNIFAEVPEAIKNTLVIAERCNLRFELDIPHFPVFPVPKGETLESYLWKKAEEGLEKKLEKRGIKEEDKKTYRERLKYELDVITQMGFAGYFLIVADIINYAKKRGIPVGPGRGSAAGSLVAYALNITEIDPLPYGLLFERFLNPERKSLPDIDTDICMERREEVLKYIFKKYGGKEHVAQIITFGKMQARAVVRDVGRALDMSYQEVDKIAKLIPPALNISLADAIAAEPRLQKLAEQDERVKKLLTIAQALEGLPRHASTHAAGIVISDEKPLVHYLPLYRGNKGEVVTQFDMKGVERIGLIKFDFLGLKTLTVIDKTLSLIEKHKGIRPDISQIPLDDKATYQLLSRGDTTGVFQLESSGMKELLKRLKPNCFEDLIALIALYRPGPLESGMVDEFINRKHGKIPIKYELPELEPILKQTYGVILYQEQVMEIAVALAGYTLGQADNLRKAMGKKMPELMAQERIRFIEGAVKKGIPRKKAEHIFNLMEKFAGYGFNKSHSTAYALIAYRTAYLKTHYPTEFMAALLTCEMNSMDEVVKYVNECRDKGIEILPPDINRSEMDFVVEDGKIRFGLAAIKNVGTAAVPEILKARKKGLFKSLMDFCQRVDLQKVNKRVIESLIKAGAFDSLGVKRSQLMFVLSETIDKAQRKLRRTNLNQLSLFDTVKETSEIELPPMEEWSDDIRLTYEKEALGFYLTGHPLKGYEEVLKNLSNTNTEKISELPDKTPVKLGGIITEIKEISSRKGERMAFATLEDTRGKVEVVIFSSVYQEAENYLNSDQPIFITGHVSKDENSSKIIAEKICFLEEEKEKLIKKEHFSKEQQKEIKIILREGNIEKKQLLYLKQILQQYKGNLPVYFKILPSNILVALPPHLKVTLTEDFIKKINQLLGYEAVIIE
- a CDS encoding lipopolysaccharide assembly protein LapA domain-containing protein, producing the protein MQWIKAIFWVAVLGVIGIFIIENLNFFDQMANLKFLTYNFSLKLYLLLFFSFFFGMLFGLAYTFKAWFKKRNELKKKNEEIRKLKEELDSLRNLPLTEEKPQGI
- a CDS encoding DUF177 domain-containing protein, which translates into the protein MIIKVEDIPPEGLEVVFERREKWWKEKEEFLSVDLDGPSKAKIRLKVIQEKVHVKGTIEATLRLFCARCLESFSFPLKTTMDFVLVPYSLAPQKEMLRLTKDDMEIEFFDGKEINIDQIVSEQIFLNVPIKPLCKPDCAGLCPYCGKNLNKEKCNCRPVKYTPFYEALKHFIKK
- the ispD gene encoding 2-C-methyl-D-erythritol 4-phosphate cytidylyltransferase; protein product: MVIAIVVAAGEGKRMKEDVPKQFLLLGGRPILWYSLSAFEKNPVINETILVINPLWEKKGQEIAKEFSKIKYIVPGGKFRQESVWAGLKMIKNAEIVLVHDGVRPFISQKLIEAVIKGAYKYGAVVPALPVKETVKWVEGDIVKKTLPRDYIWLIQTPQGFKFDILKTAYLRFRKEIFTDDASLVEKLGINVHVILGEQTNIKITIPQDLKWAEILLNFL
- a CDS encoding HIT domain-containing protein yields the protein MNILWAPWRIKYILGKKEKNCIFCIHNREGTDEENLILYRGKLTTVIMNKYPYNNGHLLVAPIRHVPELDDLTIEELADLMIKIRASVDFLRKEMQPDGFNVGLNIGKVAGAGVAAHLHFHIVPRWNGDTSFMTTLGETRVIPESLKETYKRLKPYFDKLREEE
- the ispF gene encoding 2-C-methyl-D-erythritol 2,4-cyclodiphosphate synthase, whose amino-acid sequence is MGRNIAEFSIGFGFDVHRLVEGRPLILGGIKIPFQKGLLGHSDGDVLIHAIIDAILGAMGKGDIGQYFPDTDPSLKGISSLKMLLSIKEKMDKSNVILIHLDATIVAQEPKISPFFSQMKEKIANALDVKKDIINLKAKTTERLGYIGEGKGMAAYAVVIVKKL
- a CDS encoding UPF0280 family protein — protein: MNRFYRQWCHNKHLTSFSVVVKETDLWIKAQKVLDKEAKEAVFKYRAQLEKYIKFHPEFKDAFLPLPFDPFAPKIVRQMLLAAKKAGVGPMAAVAGAIAQAVGEELLKYSKEVIVENGGDIYLKIRTPVQIGIFAGSSLLSGKIALKLKPTEKAIAVCTSSGKIGHSFSSGQADAVTVIAEDAALADAAATAIGNLIRKKQDITKAAQWAKNIEGVKGLIIILDKHLAIWGDIDLITI
- the plsX gene encoding phosphate acyltransferase PlsX, which encodes MIIAVDAMGGDYAPEEIVKGAIQAVQEMRMEVILVGKREEITPILKKEANTENFPIRVCHAPQVVDMAESPSEVLRQKKDTSIKIALELVKKGEAHGVFSAGNSGATLALAMFILGRLKGVKRPALAGIIPTPEGYTIMIDVGGVVDCRAYHLVQFAIMGHVFAKYILNVSNPRVGLLNIGEEPLKGNELVKETYTFLEKSPLNFVGNIEGKDILWHKADVVVCDGFVGNVALKLGEGVVESLLTLVRQEVKRSFVSKVGLILAKRLLKRVFKKLDYSEYGGAPLLGINGTVIIGHGRSEAKAIKNGIKMAATFVKKNINAHLEKGLKEHETFMPGRLKEVLS
- a CDS encoding YggT family protein, producing the protein MFILANFLKALASVLDVVLTFYMWIIIIRALISWVNPDPYNPIVRFLYAVTEPVLSQIRRYLPVVFGGFDLSPLIAILGVLFLQKFLVSTLYQLALRLV
- a CDS encoding tetratricopeptide repeat protein; the protein is MEWIYGGIFSFIIGLGVGLFIGRRFSSHPFQEAKESKVAFLTGFRYLLSNEPDRAIEAFMKAVSLDTDTVETYFALASLFRDKGEIERAIRIHQSIITRPHLEPEIRLQALYDLALDYKKAGLFDRAINTFKEVIRKDPAKKEAYLELANLYQSLKDWQAAYEIIERLSKFTKEDYSLMLAHFLVEIGKKHQKEGNKKEAESFYKKAIKTNKKCTDAYLHLGDLYFEEKNFKKAFDIWENVIELTPEYSFLVYSRLEKHFSEIKDEKAFNKFIKIIEEKKERDIFSSIFIGKFCLIKKDLEKAKFYFNEVLEEEPSQPSASQFMAQILLEEGKTQEAIELLKKIPETLPKQIYQCSHCGYESIKLYWHCPKCGEWDTIKPKTKL